In the Anaerolineales bacterium genome, one interval contains:
- the rpmG gene encoding 50S ribosomal protein L33, with protein MASKKDVRPVITMACSECKERNYTTEKNRRNDPGRIELNKYCPRCRKHTLHRETK; from the coding sequence ATGGCTTCGAAAAAAGATGTACGCCCGGTGATCACCATGGCGTGTTCAGAATGCAAAGAACGCAATTACACCACGGAGAAGAATCGTCGCAACGATCCGGGGCGTATTGAGTTAAACAAGTATTGCCCGCGATGCCGCAAGCACACCCTGCATCGCGAGACCAAATAG